Proteins encoded within one genomic window of Legionella sp. PC997:
- the rapA gene encoding RNA polymerase-associated protein RapA → MTFNIGQRWISNTETQLGLGIIIELNGRQVSLSFPAAGEERIYSTDSAPLSRIIYKAGEEVITSDQQKMYVIQVEERQGLMFYTGVDEEGKEHRISELSLDCFIQLNTPEQRLFSGLLDKLNTFKLRIDTLNHVSRLQQSPVRGLLGSRTSHLKHQVYIAREVAQRYAPRVLLADEVGLGKTIEAGMVLHYQLCTGRANRVLIVVPQTLIHQWLVEMIRRFNLYFSIIDAERYELVYELDEEEGMQIGTTQENLFENEQLVLCSLDFLMEHEKARQHALSSEWDLLIVDEAHHLHWAEKEKSPEYECIEELAGQSKGLLLLTATPEQAGIASHFARLRLLDPSRFYDFSVFKKEEEGYQHINKLVQELLTYGEHTSTDALKPEHKSQLEAFLGKITGLDMSQIIKDLLDRHGTGRVLFRNTRAAIQGFPERRVHANPLECPAIYTSLEEQKGQRKLYPEQLVAKELWLEHDPRVRWLADKINAVFPQKVLVICAKANTAMALDQYLKVKVGLRSTSFHEGLSIIERDRAAAYFAEQENGAQALICSEIGSEGRNFQFAHHLVLFDLPLNPDLLEQRIGRLDRIGQRHAIEIYVPYLLNTVQEKLFRWYHEGINLFTKSCSVGFTLYEEFEDQLLPILDTVDANNEALEQLIVETKQRAEQINQALHEGRDRLLELNSCNAPEAEELIAAIEAEENCLGLENYMAQVFQEYGIDHEYHSEASEILRPTDHMKSSHFPGLKEDGVTITYSRSKALVREDVEFLSWEHPMVSESMEMILDSEVGNATLATISIKSIKPGTLFLESFFTANCAAPKYLQLDRFLPLTPIRVLMDVSGKDLSKILDYTQLNQLCEPVKRHLGYPIIQQIRADLENILVQSKKVAEAQLQELLEKATVQMKQNISHEVKRLDALKKINPSIREEEIAFYKKQLIDSEEFIHSTALKLQALRVVINKI, encoded by the coding sequence ATGACATTTAATATTGGGCAACGCTGGATTAGCAACACCGAAACACAACTGGGCTTAGGGATCATTATTGAGTTAAATGGCAGGCAAGTGAGTTTAAGTTTTCCGGCTGCTGGTGAGGAACGAATTTATTCTACAGATAGTGCGCCACTAAGTCGTATCATTTATAAAGCTGGTGAAGAAGTAATTACATCTGATCAACAAAAAATGTATGTAATTCAGGTTGAAGAACGTCAAGGATTGATGTTTTATACAGGAGTAGATGAAGAAGGGAAGGAGCATCGCATTAGTGAGCTATCTCTGGATTGTTTTATCCAGCTCAACACTCCAGAACAAAGACTTTTTAGTGGATTGCTTGATAAGTTAAATACATTTAAATTGAGAATTGATACGCTCAATCATGTCAGTAGACTTCAGCAATCTCCAGTGAGGGGATTGTTGGGTTCACGAACCAGCCATCTGAAGCACCAGGTTTATATCGCCCGGGAAGTAGCACAACGTTATGCCCCTAGAGTTTTGCTTGCCGATGAGGTAGGACTTGGTAAGACCATAGAAGCAGGTATGGTTCTCCATTATCAGTTATGTACCGGCCGTGCTAATCGAGTTTTGATTGTGGTACCGCAAACTTTGATTCATCAATGGCTTGTGGAGATGATTCGTCGTTTTAATTTGTATTTCTCCATAATTGATGCGGAGCGCTATGAACTTGTATACGAATTAGATGAAGAAGAAGGGATGCAGATCGGTACAACGCAAGAGAATCTTTTTGAAAATGAACAATTGGTTTTATGCAGTTTAGATTTTTTAATGGAACATGAAAAAGCACGCCAGCATGCGCTCAGTAGTGAGTGGGATTTGTTAATTGTCGATGAAGCGCATCACTTGCATTGGGCCGAGAAAGAAAAAAGTCCTGAGTATGAGTGTATTGAAGAACTAGCGGGACAAAGCAAAGGTTTATTGCTGCTGACTGCGACACCAGAACAAGCGGGAATCGCCAGTCATTTTGCTCGTTTAAGACTGCTGGATCCTTCGCGCTTTTATGATTTTTCTGTATTTAAAAAAGAAGAAGAAGGGTACCAGCACATTAATAAGTTAGTACAAGAATTGCTAACTTATGGCGAGCACACATCCACGGACGCCTTAAAACCAGAACACAAATCTCAATTAGAAGCCTTTTTGGGCAAAATAACTGGGTTGGATATGAGTCAAATCATTAAAGATTTACTCGACCGACATGGTACGGGTCGTGTCCTATTTCGTAATACCCGTGCAGCGATTCAGGGTTTTCCTGAGCGTCGAGTGCATGCGAATCCTTTGGAGTGTCCTGCTATTTACACTTCTCTGGAGGAACAAAAAGGACAGAGAAAGCTTTATCCCGAACAACTTGTAGCGAAGGAATTGTGGCTTGAACATGATCCTAGGGTGAGATGGTTAGCAGACAAAATCAATGCGGTTTTCCCCCAAAAAGTGCTGGTTATTTGTGCCAAAGCAAATACCGCCATGGCATTGGATCAGTATTTAAAAGTAAAGGTAGGGCTTCGCTCTACTTCTTTTCATGAAGGCCTATCGATCATTGAACGCGATCGGGCTGCAGCTTATTTTGCGGAACAAGAAAATGGCGCGCAGGCCCTTATTTGTTCTGAGATAGGAAGTGAAGGTCGAAACTTTCAATTTGCTCATCATTTAGTCTTGTTTGATTTACCATTAAACCCTGATTTACTGGAACAACGTATTGGCCGACTTGATCGGATAGGTCAGCGTCATGCTATAGAAATTTATGTTCCTTATCTGTTGAATACGGTACAAGAAAAATTGTTTCGCTGGTATCACGAAGGGATTAATTTATTTACCAAAAGTTGCTCTGTTGGTTTTACTCTTTATGAAGAATTTGAAGATCAGTTACTGCCTATTCTGGATACGGTAGATGCAAATAATGAAGCATTGGAACAACTGATTGTCGAGACTAAACAGCGAGCGGAACAAATTAATCAAGCACTTCATGAGGGACGCGATCGGCTGTTGGAGTTAAACTCGTGCAACGCACCAGAAGCAGAAGAATTGATTGCAGCTATTGAAGCAGAAGAAAACTGTTTGGGTTTGGAAAACTATATGGCTCAAGTGTTTCAGGAATATGGCATCGATCATGAATACCATTCTGAAGCTTCAGAGATATTGCGTCCCACAGATCATATGAAATCCAGTCATTTCCCAGGGCTAAAAGAGGATGGGGTGACGATAACTTATTCGCGTTCCAAAGCTTTGGTGCGTGAGGATGTTGAATTCCTAAGTTGGGAACATCCAATGGTTAGTGAATCTATGGAAATGATCCTGGATTCAGAGGTAGGTAATGCAACTTTAGCGACCATCTCAATTAAAAGCATAAAACCTGGAACGTTATTTTTAGAATCCTTTTTTACAGCGAATTGCGCAGCGCCGAAATATTTACAATTAGATCGTTTTTTACCACTTACACCAATTCGAGTGCTTATGGATGTTTCAGGAAAGGATCTTTCCAAAATCTTGGATTATACACAATTGAATCAATTGTGTGAGCCTGTGAAACGTCATTTAGGATACCCAATCATTCAACAGATTCGTGCGGATCTAGAGAATATATTGGTACAAAGTAAAAAAGTAGCAGAAGCGCAACTACAAGAGCTTTTGGAGAAAGCAACAGTACAAATGAAACAAAATATCTCTCATGAAGTAAAACGACTGGATGCTTTAAAAAAGATTAATCCCTCGATACGAGAGGAAGAGATTGCTTTTTACAAAAAACAACTTATTGATAGTGAGGAATTTATTCACAGTACTGCTTTAAAGTTGCAAGCGTTGCGGGTAGTGATTAATAAAATTTGA